From a single Hyla sarda isolate aHylSar1 chromosome 2 unlocalized genomic scaffold, aHylSar1.hap1 SUPER_2_unloc_7, whole genome shotgun sequence genomic region:
- the LOC130298401 gene encoding uncharacterized protein LOC130298401: protein MALFTKAWESVGFLQTINSVVLGLVAQVSDSASTEEIEFVKKTLESIDRQLAIGKGLMRDCDVTRCEDDIVVVYQQLAAIVRAGKSYKDKEKEVFIQYVYDYKIERQLNALYNRLLGVSVLADQVTLLQQVIRDHHPRRWEMIAFCQQVNFVLATGLLCLFVHGSLTGRDTQLMMGRWTDKMAALYRRMEDTSRDCAAYFREQAQEDVEKYLPLNESLPDEEKASSILKLMEKNYDWLRWAVMVSRPPQNKDGEVLVKGSYISILGDCGTQVVLSYSENPVSLDKGKVNHLIGELEWKLPNPPPDVYANIEADPGYAKRYLAQRMLKKLSEGLSKAVTIHTVPGKLEMSGNFPPASYVLYEYKHRMASGTVCIFG, encoded by the coding sequence ATGGCTTTATTCACCAAGGCTTGGGAGTCAGTAGGTTTTCTCCAGACCATCAACTCTGTGGTTCTGGGGCTCGTGGCTCAGGTCAGTGACTCCGCATCCACAGAGGAAATCGAGTTTGTGAAGAAGACTTTGGAGTCCATTGACCGTCAGCTGGCAATAGGAAAGGGCTTGAtgagagattgtgatgtcaccaggTGTGAAGATGACATAGTGGTGGTCTATCAGCAGTTGGCAGCCATTGTCCGTGCCGGAAAATCTTACAAAGACAAAGAGAAAGAAGTGTTCATACAATACGTGTATGACTACAAGATCGAACGGCAGCTAAACGCACTGTACAATCGACTTCTTGGAGTCTCTGTCCTGGCAGACCAAGTCACTCTCCTACAGCAGGTGATAAGAGACCACCACCCCCGCCGCTGGGAGATGATCGCCTTCTGCCAGCAGGTTAACTTCGTCCTGGCCACCGGCCTGCTCTGCCTCTTTGTTCATGGATCTCTTACAGGAAGAGACACCCAACTCATGATGGGCAGGTGGACAGACAAAATGGCTGCTCTTTATAGGAGAATGGAGGACACCTCTAGAGACTGTGCTGCATACTTCAGGGAGCAGGCCCAGGAGGATGTTGAAAAGTATTTGCCCCTCAATGAGTCATTACCAGATGAAGAAAAAGCTTCCAGCATATTGAAATTGATGGAGAAGAATTATGACTGGCTGCGCTGGGCTGTCATGGTCTCTCGACCACCTCAAAACAAGGATGGAGAGGTATTGGTGAAGGGAAGTTACATCTCCATTCTGGGGGATTGTGGAACTCAGGTGGTGCTGAGCTATAGTGAGAATCCAGTGTCCCTGGACAAGGGAAAGGTCAACCATCTGATTGGTGAACTAGAGTGGAAACTTCCCAACCCTCCCCCTGATGTCTATGCCAATATTGAGGCAGATCCAGGTTATGCTAAGAGGTACCTCGCCCAGCGCATGCTCAAGAAGTTGTCGGAGGGCTTAAGCAAGGCTGTCACCATACACACTGTGCCGGGGAAGCTGGAGATGAGCGGCAACTTCCCTCCGGCCTCCTACGTATTGTATGAGTACAAGCACCGGATGGCGTCCGGGACAGTGTGCATCTTCGGCTAA